A single region of the Pseudomonas granadensis genome encodes:
- the amaB gene encoding L-piperidine-6-carboxylate dehydrogenase: MVAALLDRLGVNPALYQNGKVPVHSPIDGSRIAAVNWEGAAEVEQHISRADHAFEQWRNVPAPRRGELVRQFGEVLREYKADLGELVSWEAGKITQEGLGEVQEMIDICDFAVGLSRQLYGLTIASERPGHHMRETWHPLGVVGVISAFNFPVAVWAWNTTLALVCGNPVVWKPSEKTPLTALACQALFDRVVKNFSDAPASLCQVIIGGRDAGEALVDDPRVALISATGSTRMGREVAPKVAARFARSILELGGNNAMILGPSADLDMAVRAILFSAVGTAGQRCTTLRRLIAHESVKNEIVTRLKAAYSKVRIGHPLQGNLVGPLIDKHSFENMQDALEQALSEGGRVFGGQRQLEDQFPNAYYVSPAIVEMPEQSDVVCSETFAPILYVVGYSDFEEALRLNNAVPQGLSSCIFTTDVREAERFMSAVGSDCGIANVNIGPSGAEIGGAFGGEKETGGGRESGSDAWRAYMRRQTNTVNYSLELPLAQGITFD; the protein is encoded by the coding sequence ATGGTTGCCGCATTGCTTGATCGTCTCGGTGTGAACCCGGCCCTGTATCAGAACGGCAAAGTGCCGGTGCATTCACCGATCGACGGCAGCCGCATCGCGGCGGTGAACTGGGAAGGTGCGGCCGAAGTCGAGCAGCACATCAGTCGCGCCGATCATGCATTCGAACAATGGCGCAACGTACCAGCCCCGCGTCGCGGCGAGCTGGTGCGCCAATTTGGCGAAGTGTTGCGCGAATACAAGGCCGACCTCGGTGAGCTGGTGTCGTGGGAAGCAGGCAAGATCACTCAGGAAGGCCTGGGCGAAGTGCAGGAGATGATCGATATCTGCGACTTCGCCGTCGGCCTGTCGCGTCAGTTGTACGGTTTGACCATCGCTTCCGAGCGCCCAGGCCATCACATGCGCGAAACCTGGCATCCGCTGGGCGTGGTCGGGGTGATCAGTGCGTTCAACTTCCCGGTCGCGGTGTGGGCGTGGAACACCACCCTGGCGCTGGTCTGCGGCAATCCGGTGGTGTGGAAACCGTCGGAAAAAACCCCGCTGACCGCGCTGGCCTGTCAGGCCTTGTTCGATCGCGTGGTGAAGAATTTCAGCGATGCGCCGGCGAGCCTTTGCCAGGTCATCATCGGTGGTCGCGATGCCGGTGAAGCGCTGGTCGATGACCCGCGTGTCGCCCTGATCAGCGCCACCGGCAGCACCCGCATGGGCCGAGAAGTGGCGCCAAAAGTCGCCGCACGGTTTGCTCGCAGCATTCTCGAGCTCGGTGGCAACAACGCGATGATCCTCGGCCCGAGCGCCGATCTGGACATGGCCGTACGCGCCATTCTGTTCAGCGCCGTCGGCACCGCCGGGCAGCGTTGCACCACGTTGCGCCGGCTGATCGCCCATGAGTCGGTGAAAAACGAAATCGTCACCCGCCTCAAAGCCGCATATTCGAAAGTGCGTATCGGCCATCCATTGCAAGGCAATCTGGTCGGCCCGCTGATCGACAAGCACAGCTTCGAAAACATGCAGGACGCACTGGAGCAGGCATTGAGCGAGGGCGGGCGGGTGTTCGGCGGCCAGCGTCAGCTTGAAGACCAGTTCCCCAACGCCTACTACGTGTCGCCGGCCATCGTCGAAATGCCCGAGCAGAGCGACGTGGTCTGCAGTGAAACCTTCGCGCCGATTCTCTACGTGGTTGGCTACAGCGATTTCGAGGAAGCATTGCGTCTGAACAACGCGGTGCCGCAAGGCCTGTCGTCGTGCATCTTCACCACTGATGTGCGCGAGGCCGAACGATTCATGTCGGCGGTCGGCAGCGATTGCGGCATTGCCAACGTCAACATCGGCCCGAGCGGTGCGGAAATCGGCGGCGCGTTCGGTGGTGAAAAGGAAACCGGTGGCGGCCGCGAATCCGGCTCCGACGCCTGGCGCGCCTACATGCGCCGGCAGACCAACACGGTCAACTACTCGCTGGAGCTGCCATTGGCGCAGGGCATCACATTCGATTAA
- the amaA gene encoding L-pipecolate oxidase → MPLREECLWEKLTPQRPDHTALRGEVKVDVCVIGAGFTGLSAALHLLEKGKSVCIVEAHRAGHGGSGRNVGLVNAGLWIPPDEIEAGFGEAVGSQLNRMLGAAPALVFSLVDKYRIDCQLRREGTLHMAHNAKGEADLRSREQQWQRRGAPVELLTGKACEQATGTQKIAAALLDRRAGTLNPMAYVTGLANAVLGLGGQMFDHSPVTRLERVGQQWLVQTGQGSVLAEQVVIASNAYTEGDWTELKRNFFPGYYYQVASVPLSEDAAQEILPGGQGSWDTRQVLSSIRRDKEGRLLLGSLGNGNQKPTWFLKAWADRVQQHYFPNLKPVEWECTWTGRIAFTPDHLMRLFEPAPGLVAVTGYNGRGVTTGTVVGKAFADYLCNGDRQSLPIPFAPMQPLAGVGLRSCLYEAGFSLYHAGQCLRIVI, encoded by the coding sequence ATGCCGTTACGCGAAGAATGTCTGTGGGAAAAGCTCACGCCGCAACGCCCGGATCACACCGCGCTCAGGGGCGAGGTCAAGGTCGATGTCTGCGTGATTGGCGCCGGGTTCACCGGGTTGTCGGCGGCGCTGCACTTGCTGGAAAAAGGTAAAAGCGTCTGCATTGTCGAGGCACATCGCGCCGGGCATGGCGGGTCCGGGCGCAACGTCGGTCTGGTCAACGCCGGCCTGTGGATCCCACCGGACGAGATCGAAGCCGGCTTCGGCGAAGCGGTCGGCAGTCAGCTCAACCGCATGCTCGGTGCGGCGCCGGCGCTGGTGTTCAGCCTTGTGGATAAATACCGCATCGACTGTCAGCTGCGCCGCGAAGGCACTTTGCACATGGCGCATAACGCCAAGGGCGAGGCGGACCTGCGCAGTCGCGAGCAACAATGGCAGCGCCGTGGCGCGCCGGTCGAACTGCTGACCGGCAAGGCCTGCGAGCAAGCCACCGGTACGCAGAAAATCGCCGCCGCGCTACTCGACCGTCGCGCCGGCACGCTCAACCCGATGGCGTATGTGACCGGGCTGGCGAACGCGGTGCTCGGGCTCGGCGGGCAGATGTTCGATCATTCGCCGGTCACCCGCCTCGAACGCGTCGGCCAGCAATGGTTGGTGCAGACTGGACAAGGCTCGGTGCTCGCCGAGCAAGTGGTGATCGCCTCCAACGCCTACACCGAAGGCGACTGGACCGAGCTCAAGCGCAATTTTTTTCCCGGTTATTACTATCAGGTCGCTTCCGTCCCGCTGAGCGAAGACGCCGCACAGGAAATTCTTCCCGGCGGTCAGGGTTCGTGGGACACCCGCCAGGTATTGAGTAGCATCCGCCGCGACAAGGAAGGACGGTTATTGCTCGGCAGCCTCGGCAATGGCAATCAGAAACCGACCTGGTTTCTCAAGGCCTGGGCCGACCGGGTGCAGCAGCATTACTTCCCCAATCTGAAGCCGGTCGAATGGGAATGCACCTGGACCGGGCGCATTGCCTTTACGCCCGATCACCTGATGCGCCTGTTCGAACCGGCACCGGGGCTGGTGGCCGTCACCGGCTACAACGGCCGCGGCGTCACCACCGGCACGGTGGTCGGCAAAGCTTTCGCCGATTATTTGTGCAATGGCGACCGGCAGTCATTGCCGATTCCCTTTGCACCGATGCAGCCCTTGGCCGGCGTCGGCTTGCGCAGTTGCCTGTACGAGGCCGGTTTTTCGCTCTATCACGCGGGCCAGTGCCTGCGCATCGTCATTTGA
- a CDS encoding branched-chain amino acid ABC transporter substrate-binding protein — MSQTFYKKGFLALAVAAALGVSAFAQADIKIGVAGPMTGANAAFGEQYMKGAQAAADAVNAAGGVNGEKIVLVKGDDACEPKQAVTVAKDLTNQKVAGVVGHFCSSSTIPASEIYDEAGIIAITPGSTNPQVTERGLSAMFRMCGRDDQQGIVAGDYIVDMLKGKKVVVLHDKDTYGQGLADATKAQLEKRGVKPVLYEGLTRGEKDFSTIVTKIRGAGADVVYFGGLHPEAGPLVRQLREQGLKDVKFMSDDGIVTDELVTTAGGPQFTDGVLMTFGADPRLLPDSKTVVDAFRKAGTEPEGYTLYAYASVQTLAAAFNGAKKNDGEAAAKWLKANPVKTVMGEKTWDAKGDLKVSDYVVYQWDKDGKYHQLEKQK; from the coding sequence ATGTCCCAGACGTTTTACAAGAAAGGCTTTCTGGCCCTCGCAGTAGCTGCTGCGCTGGGTGTTTCTGCGTTTGCTCAAGCTGATATCAAGATCGGTGTAGCGGGTCCAATGACGGGCGCCAACGCGGCGTTTGGCGAGCAGTACATGAAAGGGGCACAGGCAGCGGCTGACGCCGTCAACGCGGCGGGCGGCGTCAACGGGGAGAAAATCGTGCTGGTCAAGGGCGATGACGCCTGTGAGCCGAAGCAGGCCGTGACGGTCGCCAAGGACCTCACCAACCAGAAAGTCGCCGGCGTGGTCGGTCACTTCTGCTCTTCTTCGACCATTCCAGCCTCGGAAATCTACGACGAAGCCGGGATCATCGCGATCACTCCGGGTTCGACCAACCCGCAAGTCACCGAGCGCGGTCTGAGCGCCATGTTCCGCATGTGCGGGCGTGACGACCAGCAGGGCATCGTCGCCGGCGATTACATCGTCGACATGCTCAAGGGCAAGAAAGTCGTCGTGCTGCACGACAAGGACACCTACGGCCAAGGCCTGGCGGATGCCACCAAGGCTCAACTGGAAAAACGCGGCGTCAAACCGGTGCTGTACGAAGGCCTGACCCGTGGCGAGAAAGACTTCAGCACCATCGTCACCAAGATCCGTGGCGCCGGTGCCGACGTCGTCTACTTCGGCGGTCTGCACCCGGAAGCCGGTCCACTGGTTCGCCAGTTGCGTGAACAAGGCCTGAAAGACGTCAAGTTCATGTCCGATGACGGCATCGTGACCGACGAACTGGTGACCACCGCTGGCGGCCCGCAATTCACCGATGGCGTGCTGATGACCTTCGGCGCCGACCCGCGTCTGCTGCCTGACAGCAAGACCGTCGTGGATGCTTTCCGCAAGGCCGGCACCGAGCCTGAGGGCTACACCCTGTACGCCTACGCCTCGGTCCAGACCCTGGCAGCGGCGTTCAACGGTGCGAAGAAAAACGACGGCGAAGCGGCCGCGAAGTGGCTGAAAGCCAACCCGGTGAAAACCGTGATGGGCGAGAAGACCTGGGACGCCAAGGGCGACCTGAAAGTCTCCGACTACGTGGTTTACCAGTGGGACAAGGACGGCAAATACCACCAGCTGGAAAAACAGAAGTAA